The Kitasatospora setae KM-6054 genome contains a region encoding:
- a CDS encoding PH domain-containing protein encodes MKKHVVKKYVNPAFRPLPWLLGPAGVAMLAAAASPSGPYGTVREGLLGAVALFYAVRTARLGVVAGPDGVRVRNLHSARTVRWERIEGFALAGHLEIRLRDGGTVSGRALEPGLGFPREHHTARALAELEAALAAHRPAAPAR; translated from the coding sequence GTGAAGAAGCACGTCGTGAAGAAGTACGTGAACCCGGCGTTCCGCCCGCTGCCCTGGCTGCTCGGCCCGGCCGGGGTCGCGATGCTGGCGGCCGCGGCCTCCCCGTCCGGCCCGTACGGCACCGTGCGGGAGGGGCTCCTCGGCGCCGTCGCGCTGTTCTACGCGGTGCGGACGGCCCGCCTCGGGGTGGTCGCCGGTCCGGACGGCGTGCGGGTCCGCAACCTGCACTCCGCCCGGACCGTCCGCTGGGAGCGGATCGAGGGCTTCGCCCTGGCCGGACACCTGGAGATCCGGCTGCGGGACGGCGGCACCGTCAGCGGCCGGGCCCTCGAACCGGGCCTCGGCTTCCCGCGCGAGCACCACACCGCCCGGGCGCTGGCCGAACTCGAAGCCGCCCTCGCCGCCCACCGCCCGGCCGCGCCCGCCCGGTAA
- a CDS encoding NADPH-dependent 2,4-dienoyl-CoA reductase, producing MTAAYPHLLAPLDLGFTTLPNRVVMGSMHVGLEEAADGFERMAAFYAERARGGVGLIVTGGIAPNEAGRPWGGGAKLTTEAEAAEHRVVTDAVHAAGGRIALQILHFGRYAYHDGLVAPSALQAPISPHVPHELTAEQVEQTVEDFARCAELARAAGYDGVEVMGSEGYLINEFVAARTNHRTDEWGGPYENRMRFPVEIVRRVRERVGPDFILIYRLSMLDLVPGGSTFDEVVRLAREVEAAGATIINTGIGWHEARIPTIATSVPRGAYAWVTRKLMGKVGIPLVATNRINTPETAEDLLATGHADLVSLARPMLADPAFVTKAAAGTPEAINTCIGCNQACLDHTFSARITSCLVNPRACHETELVLAPTRRAKRIAVVGAGPAGLAFATAAADRGHRVTLFDAAAEVGGQLNVARKVPGKQEFDETLRYYRHELARTGVELRLGAVVGPDLLTGWDEVVLATGVTPRVPDIEGVDHPSVLGYLDVLQGGAKVGDTVAVIGAGGIGFDVAEYLTDPGADAPDFLARWGVDRAYAAPGGLAEPERPASPRRVFLLQRKDGKVGAGLGKTTGWIHRTELRHRGVVSVPGVEYRRIDDHGLHVTVGGEERTLPVDTVVLCAGQEPRRDLLAALRERGVEPHLIGGADVAAELDAKRAIDQGTRLAAAL from the coding sequence ATGACCGCTGCGTACCCCCACCTGCTGGCCCCGCTCGACCTGGGCTTCACCACCCTGCCGAACCGGGTGGTGATGGGCTCCATGCACGTCGGCCTGGAGGAGGCGGCGGACGGCTTCGAGCGGATGGCCGCCTTCTACGCCGAGCGCGCCCGCGGCGGCGTCGGCCTGATCGTCACCGGTGGCATCGCCCCCAACGAGGCGGGCCGGCCCTGGGGCGGCGGCGCCAAGCTCACCACCGAGGCGGAGGCCGCCGAGCACCGGGTGGTCACCGACGCGGTGCACGCCGCGGGCGGGAGGATCGCGCTGCAGATCCTGCACTTCGGCCGGTACGCGTACCACGACGGCCTGGTCGCCCCGTCCGCGCTCCAGGCGCCGATCAGCCCGCACGTCCCGCACGAGCTGACCGCCGAGCAGGTCGAGCAGACCGTCGAGGACTTCGCGCGCTGCGCCGAGCTGGCCCGCGCCGCCGGGTACGACGGCGTCGAGGTGATGGGCTCCGAGGGCTACCTGATCAACGAGTTCGTCGCCGCGCGGACCAACCACCGCACCGACGAGTGGGGCGGCCCGTACGAGAACCGGATGCGCTTCCCGGTCGAGATCGTCCGGCGGGTGCGCGAGCGGGTCGGGCCGGACTTCATCCTGATCTACCGGCTCTCGATGCTCGACCTCGTCCCCGGCGGGTCCACCTTCGACGAGGTGGTCCGGCTCGCCCGGGAGGTCGAGGCGGCCGGCGCCACGATCATCAACACCGGCATCGGCTGGCACGAGGCCCGGATCCCCACCATCGCCACCTCGGTGCCGCGCGGCGCCTACGCCTGGGTCACCAGGAAGCTGATGGGGAAGGTCGGGATCCCGCTGGTCGCCACCAACCGGATCAACACCCCCGAGACCGCCGAGGACCTGCTCGCCACCGGCCACGCCGACCTGGTCTCGCTGGCCCGGCCGATGCTCGCCGACCCCGCCTTCGTCACCAAGGCCGCCGCGGGCACCCCCGAGGCGATCAACACCTGCATCGGCTGCAACCAGGCCTGCCTCGACCACACCTTCAGCGCGAGGATCACCTCCTGCCTGGTCAACCCGCGCGCCTGCCACGAGACCGAACTCGTCCTCGCCCCCACCCGCCGCGCCAAGCGGATCGCCGTGGTCGGCGCCGGGCCGGCCGGCCTCGCCTTCGCCACCGCCGCCGCCGACCGCGGCCACCGGGTCACCCTGTTCGACGCCGCCGCCGAGGTCGGCGGGCAGCTGAACGTCGCCCGGAAGGTGCCCGGCAAGCAGGAGTTCGACGAGACGCTGCGCTACTACCGGCACGAACTCGCCCGCACCGGCGTCGAGTTGCGCCTCGGCGCGGTGGTCGGCCCGGACCTGCTGACCGGCTGGGACGAGGTCGTCCTCGCGACCGGCGTCACCCCGCGCGTCCCCGACATCGAGGGCGTCGACCACCCCAGCGTGCTCGGCTACCTGGACGTGCTCCAGGGCGGCGCGAAGGTCGGCGACACCGTCGCCGTGATCGGCGCGGGCGGCATCGGCTTCGACGTCGCCGAGTACCTCACCGACCCCGGCGCGGACGCCCCCGACTTCCTCGCCCGCTGGGGCGTCGACCGGGCCTACGCCGCCCCCGGCGGCCTGGCCGAACCCGAGCGGCCCGCCAGCCCGCGCCGGGTCTTCCTGCTCCAGCGCAAGGACGGCAAGGTCGGCGCCGGACTCGGCAAGACCACCGGCTGGATCCACCGCACCGAACTGCGCCACCGCGGCGTGGTCAGCGTCCCCGGCGTCGAGTACCGCCGGATCGACGACCACGGCCTGCACGTCACGGTCGGCGGCGAGGAGCGCACCCTGCCCGTCGACACCGTCGTCCTGTGCGCCGGCCAGGAACCCCGCCGCGACCTGCTCGCCGCCCTCCGCGAGCGCGGCGTCGAACCCCACCTGATCGGCGGCGCGGACGTGGCCGCCGAACTCGACGCCAAGCGCGCCATCGACCAGGGCACCCGGCTGGCCGCCGCGCTCTGA
- a CDS encoding PadR family transcriptional regulator has product MSLPHAILTALLEKPSSGLELTRRFDRSIGFFWSATHQQIYRELGRLEREGLVRASGPGAGRGQRKEYEVLADGRAELARWTALPQDPKPVRDPLLLRLRAAAVLGLDGLEEELARHRELHRAQLAEYLEIERRDFPPGAAAGENRLQHLVLRGGIQLESFWLAWLDEALAAAGGVGAAGGGGAVGAKGAVGAKGEGGENGGAGRE; this is encoded by the coding sequence ATGTCACTGCCGCACGCGATCCTCACCGCCCTGCTGGAGAAGCCGTCCTCGGGGCTGGAGTTGACCCGGCGGTTCGACCGGTCGATCGGGTTCTTCTGGTCGGCCACCCACCAGCAGATCTACCGCGAGCTGGGCCGGCTGGAGCGGGAGGGGCTGGTCCGGGCGTCCGGCCCGGGGGCGGGGCGGGGGCAGCGCAAGGAGTACGAGGTGCTGGCGGACGGGCGGGCCGAGCTGGCCCGCTGGACGGCGCTGCCGCAGGACCCGAAGCCGGTCCGCGACCCGCTGCTGCTGCGGCTGCGGGCCGCCGCGGTGCTCGGGCTGGACGGGCTGGAGGAGGAGCTGGCCCGGCATCGGGAGCTGCACCGGGCGCAGCTGGCGGAGTACCTGGAGATCGAGCGGCGGGACTTCCCGCCCGGGGCGGCCGCCGGGGAGAACCGGCTGCAGCACCTGGTGCTGCGCGGCGGCATCCAGTTGGAGTCGTTCTGGCTGGCGTGGCTGGACGAGGCGCTGGCGGCGGCCGGCGGAGTCGGGGCGGCCGGGGGAGGCGGGGCGGTCGGGGCGAAGGGGGCGGTCGGGGCGAAGGGAGAGGGCGGGGAAAACGGAGGGGCGGGGCGGGAATAG
- a CDS encoding ATP-dependent Clp protease ATP-binding subunit, with product MTMPGFGSFGSDDAFSDLLNRFFGLNPAASPPAVQRVPIGRLLTESARDLIARAELRAQEDGSTDLDTPHLLWAATRVDPSRGLLAQAGADPDELAAALERSLPSGSADPSVDPGLTPAAKRVLIGAHARSQAAGVSYIGPEHILAALLGDPDSAAGRLLNAQGADPARLQRGAEVAARGERAPAKAESRTPTLDEYGRDLTEDAKLGRLDPVVGRAEEIEQTVEILSRRSKNNPVLIGEPGVGKTAIVEGLAQRIVTGDVPSTLKDRRVVSLDLSGLVAGSKYRGEFEERLKNVIDEVREAADSTILFIDELHTVVGAGAGGEGAMDAGNMLKPALARGELHVIGATTIDEYRKHIEKDPALERRFQPVLIPEPSVEETVQILEGLRDSYEAHHQVRFTDEALRAAADLSDRYVSDRFLPDKAIDLIDQAGARVRLRGLGRSTEVIGREDELAKLRREKDEAVAAEDFARASELKGRIADLEAQAAEIEERREGVVSVTVDDIADVLSRQTGIPVSQLTEDEKARLLKLEDELHARVIGQDRAVVAVSEAVRRSRAGMADPNRPVGSFLFLGPTGVGKTELAKALAELIFGDEDRLVRFDMSEFQEKHTVSRLVGAPPGYVGYDEAGQLTEAVRRRPYSVLLFDEVEKAHPDVFNALLQVLDDGRLTDAQGRTVDFRNTVVIMTSNIGSQLILSHKGETEEIRDRLMEELRGRFLPEFLNRIDDIIVFDALDADDLLRIVDLMLANSERRVKAQGLELEVTSAAKDWLVGKGHQPEFGARPLRRTIQTQLDNRLATMLLSGDLQPGDTIVADAKDGELVCSIGRPEPS from the coding sequence ATGACCATGCCCGGCTTCGGCTCCTTCGGTTCCGACGACGCCTTCTCCGACCTGCTGAACCGCTTCTTCGGCCTCAATCCGGCCGCGTCCCCGCCCGCCGTCCAGCGCGTCCCGATCGGGCGGCTGCTGACCGAGTCCGCCCGCGACCTGATCGCCCGCGCCGAGCTGCGCGCCCAGGAGGACGGCAGCACCGATCTGGACACCCCGCACCTGCTGTGGGCCGCCACCCGGGTCGACCCGTCCCGCGGCCTGCTCGCCCAGGCCGGCGCCGACCCGGACGAGCTGGCCGCCGCGCTGGAGCGCAGCCTGCCGTCCGGCTCGGCCGACCCGTCCGTCGACCCGGGCCTGACCCCGGCGGCCAAGCGGGTGCTGATCGGCGCGCACGCCCGCTCGCAGGCCGCCGGCGTCTCCTACATCGGGCCGGAGCACATCCTGGCCGCGCTGCTCGGCGACCCGGACTCCGCGGCCGGCCGGCTGCTGAACGCGCAGGGCGCCGACCCGGCCCGGCTCCAGCGCGGCGCCGAGGTCGCCGCCCGCGGCGAGCGCGCGCCCGCGAAGGCGGAGAGCCGGACGCCGACCCTGGACGAGTACGGCCGCGACCTCACCGAGGACGCCAAGCTCGGCCGGCTGGACCCGGTGGTCGGCCGGGCCGAGGAGATCGAGCAGACCGTCGAGATCCTGTCCCGCCGCTCCAAGAACAACCCGGTGCTGATCGGCGAGCCCGGCGTCGGCAAGACCGCGATCGTCGAGGGCCTGGCCCAGCGGATCGTCACCGGCGACGTGCCGTCCACCCTGAAGGACCGGCGGGTGGTCTCGCTCGACCTGTCCGGCCTGGTGGCCGGCTCGAAGTACCGGGGCGAGTTCGAGGAGCGGCTGAAGAACGTCATCGACGAGGTCCGCGAGGCCGCCGACTCCACCATCCTGTTCATCGACGAGCTGCACACCGTGGTCGGCGCGGGCGCCGGCGGCGAGGGCGCGATGGACGCGGGCAACATGCTCAAGCCCGCGCTGGCCCGCGGCGAGCTGCACGTCATCGGCGCCACCACCATCGACGAGTACCGCAAGCACATCGAGAAGGACCCGGCGCTGGAGCGCCGCTTCCAGCCGGTGCTGATCCCGGAGCCCTCGGTCGAGGAGACCGTGCAGATCCTGGAGGGCCTGCGCGACTCGTACGAGGCGCACCACCAGGTCCGCTTCACCGACGAGGCGCTGCGCGCCGCCGCCGACCTCTCCGACCGGTACGTCTCGGACCGCTTCCTGCCCGACAAGGCGATCGACCTGATCGACCAGGCCGGCGCCCGGGTCCGGCTGCGCGGCCTGGGCCGCTCCACCGAGGTGATCGGCCGCGAGGACGAGCTGGCCAAGCTGCGCCGCGAGAAGGACGAGGCGGTGGCCGCCGAGGACTTCGCCCGCGCCTCCGAGCTGAAGGGCCGGATCGCCGACCTGGAGGCGCAGGCCGCCGAGATCGAGGAGCGCCGCGAGGGCGTGGTCTCGGTGACCGTCGACGACATCGCCGACGTGCTGTCCCGGCAGACCGGCATCCCGGTCTCCCAGCTCACCGAGGACGAGAAGGCCCGGCTGCTCAAGCTGGAGGACGAGCTGCACGCCCGGGTGATCGGCCAGGACAGGGCGGTGGTCGCGGTCTCCGAGGCGGTCCGCCGCAGCCGGGCCGGGATGGCCGACCCGAACCGGCCGGTCGGCTCCTTCCTGTTCCTCGGCCCGACCGGCGTCGGCAAGACCGAACTCGCCAAGGCCCTGGCCGAGTTGATCTTCGGGGACGAGGACCGGCTGGTCCGCTTCGACATGAGCGAGTTCCAGGAGAAGCACACCGTCTCCCGGCTGGTCGGCGCCCCGCCCGGGTACGTCGGCTACGACGAGGCCGGCCAGCTGACCGAGGCGGTGCGCCGCCGCCCGTACAGCGTGCTGCTGTTCGACGAGGTCGAGAAGGCCCACCCGGACGTCTTCAACGCGCTGCTGCAGGTCCTCGACGACGGGCGGCTGACCGACGCGCAGGGCCGCACCGTCGACTTCCGCAACACCGTGGTCATCATGACCTCCAACATCGGCTCGCAGCTGATCCTCTCGCACAAGGGCGAGACCGAGGAGATCCGCGACCGGCTGATGGAGGAGCTGCGCGGGCGCTTCCTGCCCGAGTTCCTCAACCGGATCGACGACATCATCGTCTTCGACGCGCTGGACGCCGACGACCTGCTGCGGATCGTCGACCTGATGCTCGCCAACTCCGAACGCCGGGTGAAGGCCCAGGGGTTGGAGCTGGAGGTCACCTCGGCCGCCAAGGACTGGCTGGTCGGCAAGGGCCACCAGCCCGAGTTCGGCGCCCGCCCGCTGCGCCGCACCATCCAGACCCAGCTCGACAACCGGCTCGCCACCATGCTGCTCTCCGGCGACCTCCAGCCGGGCGACACCATCGTGGCGGACGCGAAGGACGGCGAGCTGGTCTGCTCGATCGGCCGCCCCGAGCCGTCCTGA
- a CDS encoding LLM class flavin-dependent oxidoreductase, with protein MQFGIFSVGDVTTDPTNGRTPTEHERIKAMVAIALKAEEVGLDVFATGEHHNPPFVPSSPTTMLGYIAARTEKLILSTSTTLITTNDPVKIAEDFAMLQHLAEGRADVMMGRGNTGPVYPWFGKDIRQGIPLAVENYALLHQLWREENVDWQGRFRTPLQSFTSTPRPLDDTPPFVWHGSIRSPEIAEQAAYYGDGFFANNIFWPKEHFQQLIDLYRERYAHYGHGTPEQAVVGLGGQVFMRKNSQDAVREFRPYFDNAPVYGHGPSLEEFTEQTPLTVGSPQEVIEKTLSFRETFGDYQRQLFLMDHAGLPLKTVLEQLDLLGEEVVPVLRAEFAKNRPADVPDGPTHAARVAARQAEGVAAE; from the coding sequence GTGCAGTTCGGCATCTTCAGCGTCGGCGACGTGACCACCGACCCCACCAACGGGCGTACCCCCACCGAGCACGAGCGGATCAAGGCCATGGTGGCCATCGCGCTCAAGGCGGAGGAGGTCGGCCTCGACGTGTTCGCCACCGGCGAGCACCACAACCCGCCGTTCGTCCCGTCCTCGCCGACCACGATGCTCGGCTACATCGCGGCCCGCACCGAGAAGCTGATCCTCTCCACCTCCACCACGCTGATCACCACCAACGACCCGGTGAAGATCGCCGAGGACTTCGCGATGCTCCAGCACCTCGCCGAGGGCCGGGCCGACGTGATGATGGGCCGCGGCAACACCGGCCCGGTCTACCCCTGGTTCGGCAAGGACATCCGGCAGGGCATCCCGCTCGCCGTCGAGAACTACGCGCTGCTGCACCAGCTCTGGCGCGAGGAGAACGTCGACTGGCAGGGCCGCTTCCGCACCCCGCTGCAGTCCTTCACCTCCACCCCGCGCCCGCTCGACGACACCCCGCCGTTCGTCTGGCACGGCTCCATCCGCAGCCCCGAGATCGCCGAACAGGCCGCCTACTACGGCGACGGCTTCTTCGCCAACAACATCTTCTGGCCCAAGGAGCACTTCCAGCAGCTGATCGACCTCTACCGGGAGCGCTACGCCCACTACGGCCACGGCACCCCCGAGCAGGCGGTCGTCGGCCTCGGCGGCCAGGTCTTCATGCGGAAGAACTCGCAGGACGCGGTCCGCGAGTTCCGCCCGTACTTCGACAACGCCCCCGTGTACGGCCACGGCCCCTCGCTGGAGGAGTTCACCGAGCAGACCCCGCTCACCGTCGGCAGCCCGCAGGAGGTCATCGAGAAGACCCTCTCGTTCCGCGAGACCTTCGGCGACTACCAGCGCCAGCTCTTCCTGATGGACCACGCCGGGCTCCCGCTCAAGACCGTCCTGGAGCAGCTCGACCTGCTCGGCGAGGAGGTCGTCCCGGTGCTGCGCGCCGAGTTCGCCAAGAACCGGCCGGCCGACGTCCCCGACGGCCCGACCCACGCCGCGCGGGTCGCGGCCCGGCAGGCGGAGGGGGTGGCGGCCGAATGA
- a CDS encoding GNAT family N-acetyltransferase, with amino-acid sequence MVPEIHRTPELDGETVHDWRELVDQDPDGSWFAGPDWVLAWWRTLGAGQAGEIAVWRGPDGRAEAVLPLATARLRAHRRLPVEVPVLTLLGTGPGAADHCGPAVRPHRRAEVAGWLADRARRETLWLPSLDPAHTGLLPPGSRPVARTACPRADLTDGPDRLGSRDFRAANRRAHRRLAAAGLSFHWLPPGTAEPELLDELLRLHRLRREAAGGASSFTADRLPLHRLLLSQAVPGRGPAFQLARHRDELVGVLYGFRWADRFAYYQTGWDPRWAADSLGTALVDSAIRSSAAEGVRTFDFLRGDEPYKYRFGAVDRTDRGWLRPRGPGGALLGLKHLLLGGS; translated from the coding sequence ATGGTGCCGGAGATCCACCGGACGCCCGAGCTGGACGGCGAAACCGTCCACGACTGGCGAGAGCTGGTCGACCAGGACCCGGACGGCTCGTGGTTCGCCGGGCCGGACTGGGTGCTCGCCTGGTGGCGCACCCTGGGCGCCGGACAGGCCGGCGAGATCGCCGTCTGGCGCGGCCCCGACGGCCGGGCCGAAGCCGTGCTGCCGCTCGCCACCGCCCGGCTGCGGGCGCACCGCCGGCTGCCCGTCGAGGTCCCCGTGCTCACCCTGCTCGGCACCGGCCCCGGCGCCGCCGACCACTGCGGCCCCGCCGTCCGCCCGCACCGGCGCGCCGAGGTGGCCGGCTGGCTCGCCGACCGGGCCCGCCGGGAGACCCTCTGGCTCCCCAGCCTCGACCCCGCCCACACCGGCCTGCTGCCCCCCGGCAGCCGCCCCGTCGCCCGCACCGCCTGCCCGCGCGCCGACCTCACCGACGGCCCCGACAGGCTCGGCTCCCGCGACTTCCGGGCCGCCAACCGGCGCGCCCACCGCCGGCTCGCCGCCGCCGGCCTCAGCTTCCACTGGCTGCCGCCCGGCACCGCCGAACCGGAGCTGCTGGACGAACTGCTGCGGCTGCACCGGCTGCGCCGCGAAGCCGCCGGCGGCGCCAGCAGCTTCACCGCGGACCGGCTCCCGCTGCACCGCCTGCTGCTCTCCCAGGCCGTGCCCGGCCGCGGCCCGGCCTTCCAACTCGCCCGGCACCGGGACGAGTTGGTCGGTGTGCTGTACGGCTTCCGGTGGGCCGACCGGTTCGCCTACTACCAGACCGGCTGGGACCCGCGCTGGGCCGCCGACTCGCTGGGCACCGCCCTGGTCGACTCGGCGATCCGCAGCAGCGCGGCCGAGGGTGTGCGCACCTTCGACTTCCTGCGCGGCGACGAGCCCTACAAGTACCGCTTCGGCGCGGTCGACCGCACCGACCGCGGCTGGCTCCGCCCGCGCGGGCCGGGCGGGGCGCTGCTCGGCCTCAAGCACCTTCTGCTCGGCGGGAGTTGA
- a CDS encoding polysaccharide deacetylase family protein, with translation MPTTDRAARRRGIDALLRRSPLQPVFRARAARRLAVLAYHGVDDPTAFRAQMERLARTARPVGLDEVTRAAEHRRPLPARSVLVTFDDGDHTVHGVAMPLLARLGIPAAAYVITDLIDGDQPYWWTEAAHLVAHGGRAETLRGLGPAAAVRRLKHLADAERQRSLAELRATAKQQAPRRRQLTGGELRELADSGIAIGNHTASHPCLDHCTDPDIDAQLVGAHDKLTGWLGRPPTSFAYPNGNHDPRAERVLRTLGYRTGFLFDHRHAELVPAQRLRISRLRVNSHTGRDRFDTILSGLHPAVHRLRGGR, from the coding sequence ATGCCGACCACGGACCGCGCCGCCAGGCGGCGCGGCATCGACGCCCTGCTGCGCCGCTCCCCGCTCCAGCCCGTCTTCCGGGCCCGCGCCGCCCGCCGCCTCGCCGTCCTCGCCTACCACGGCGTCGACGACCCGACCGCCTTCCGCGCCCAGATGGAGCGCCTCGCCCGCACCGCCCGCCCGGTCGGCCTCGACGAGGTCACCCGGGCCGCCGAGCACCGCCGCCCGCTGCCCGCCCGCAGCGTGCTGGTCACCTTCGACGACGGCGACCACACCGTCCACGGCGTGGCCATGCCGCTGCTCGCCCGGCTCGGCATCCCCGCCGCCGCGTACGTCATCACCGACCTGATCGACGGCGACCAGCCCTACTGGTGGACCGAGGCCGCCCACCTGGTCGCCCACGGCGGCCGGGCCGAAACGCTCCGCGGCCTCGGCCCGGCCGCCGCCGTCCGCCGGCTCAAGCACCTCGCCGACGCCGAACGGCAGCGCTCCCTCGCCGAGTTGCGCGCCACCGCCAAGCAACAGGCCCCCAGGCGGCGGCAGTTGACCGGCGGCGAACTGCGCGAACTGGCCGACTCCGGCATCGCGATCGGCAACCACACCGCCTCGCACCCCTGCCTCGACCACTGCACCGACCCCGACATCGACGCCCAACTCGTCGGCGCCCACGACAAGTTGACCGGCTGGCTGGGCCGCCCGCCGACCTCCTTCGCCTACCCCAACGGCAACCACGACCCGCGCGCCGAACGCGTGCTGCGCACCCTCGGTTACCGTACGGGCTTCCTGTTCGACCACCGGCACGCCGAGCTCGTCCCCGCCCAGCGGCTGCGGATCAGCCGGCTGCGGGTCAACTCGCACACCGGGCGGGACCGCTTCGACACCATCCTGTCCGGGCTGCACCCCGCCGTGCACCGGCTGCGCGGCGGCCGCTGA
- a CDS encoding PRC and DUF2382 domain-containing protein — translation MITEQQFRSVPDQTVQDAEGEKIGKAGRLYLDDATGKPEWVSVKTGWFGSGETFVPIRDARVVDGHIRVPYSKEKVKDAPNVDVDRGGHLSEQEEHRLYDHYGIAWDDAWKAANRPGEGGWAHGQQQGGTAAGAAGTVGAAGAAAGRPTAEGRVGTSPSDTRLTGTPAAPVAPTTAAAAGKSSGPAGASGPGAKGAPGAAGTRGAAARGDDAMTRSEERMRVGVERYETGHARLRKYVVTEEERQTVPVRHEEVRVEREPITEANRGEALSGEPISEAEYDVTLHGERPVVRTEAVPVERVRLVTEEHVEQRTVTGEVRKERIEAELPDGGPDGARKPPPATGKDAPGQGRHR, via the coding sequence ATGATCACCGAGCAGCAATTCCGCTCCGTGCCGGACCAGACCGTCCAGGACGCCGAGGGGGAGAAGATCGGCAAGGCAGGCCGGCTCTATCTCGACGACGCCACCGGGAAGCCCGAGTGGGTCAGCGTGAAGACCGGCTGGTTCGGTTCCGGCGAGACCTTCGTCCCGATCCGGGACGCCCGGGTGGTCGACGGCCACATCCGGGTGCCCTACAGCAAGGAGAAGGTCAAGGACGCGCCGAACGTGGACGTCGACCGCGGCGGACACCTCTCCGAGCAGGAGGAGCACCGGCTGTACGACCACTACGGCATCGCCTGGGACGACGCCTGGAAGGCCGCCAACCGGCCCGGCGAGGGCGGCTGGGCCCACGGGCAGCAGCAGGGCGGGACGGCGGCGGGCGCCGCCGGGACCGTCGGTGCGGCCGGGGCGGCGGCGGGTCGTCCCACCGCCGAGGGCCGGGTGGGCACCAGCCCCTCCGACACCCGCCTGACCGGTACGCCCGCCGCCCCCGTCGCACCCACCACCGCCGCCGCCGCCGGGAAGTCCTCCGGCCCGGCCGGGGCGTCCGGGCCGGGCGCCAAGGGTGCTCCGGGCGCCGCGGGCACCAGGGGTGCCGCGGCGCGGGGCGACGACGCGATGACCCGCTCGGAGGAGCGGATGCGCGTCGGGGTCGAGCGCTACGAGACCGGGCACGCCCGGCTGCGCAAGTACGTCGTCACGGAGGAGGAGCGGCAGACCGTGCCGGTGCGGCACGAGGAGGTCCGGGTCGAGCGCGAGCCGATCACCGAGGCGAACCGGGGCGAGGCGCTGTCCGGCGAGCCGATCTCGGAGGCCGAGTACGACGTGACCCTGCACGGTGAGCGCCCGGTGGTGCGCACCGAGGCCGTGCCGGTGGAGCGGGTCCGGCTGGTGACCGAGGAGCACGTCGAGCAGCGGACCGTCACCGGCGAGGTGCGCAAGGAGCGGATCGAGGCCGAACTCCCGGACGGTGGGCCGGACGGTGCGCGCAAGCCGCCGCCGGCCACCGGGAAGGACGCCCCGGGGCAGGGCCGCCACCGGTGA
- a CDS encoding RNA-binding S4 domain-containing protein encodes MSADEASVRIDSWIWAIRLIKTRSAAGAACRAGHVKVNGATAKPAQHVKPGDDVRVRVEGRERIVRVVRPIAKRVGAPVAETCYVDHSPPPPPRSERPAAVAQRDRGAGRPTKRERRDLEKLKDGYRPYF; translated from the coding sequence ATGAGTGCGGACGAGGCGAGCGTGCGGATCGACAGCTGGATCTGGGCGATCCGGCTGATCAAGACCCGCTCGGCGGCGGGCGCGGCCTGCCGGGCCGGGCACGTGAAGGTGAACGGGGCCACCGCGAAGCCCGCGCAGCACGTCAAGCCGGGCGACGACGTGCGGGTGCGGGTCGAGGGCCGCGAGCGGATCGTCCGGGTGGTGCGGCCGATCGCCAAGCGGGTCGGCGCCCCGGTCGCCGAGACCTGCTACGTCGACCACAGCCCCCCGCCGCCGCCCCGCTCGGAGCGGCCGGCCGCCGTCGCCCAGCGCGACCGGGGCGCCGGGCGGCCGACCAAGCGCGAGCGGCGCGACCTGGAGAAGCTCAAGGACGGCTACCGGCCGTACTTCTGA
- a CDS encoding YchJ family protein, producing the protein MARRRVPTAPTAPTAAPTDCPCGLPARYADCCGRLHRGEAAAAGAEQLMRSRFSAFAVRDEPYLLRSWHPDTRPASIDFDPALRWERLEVLGTGEGGPFHTEGTVEFRAHYRAGGRAESLHEHSRFVRHQGEWVYLDGDVRG; encoded by the coding sequence ATGGCCCGCCGACGCGTCCCCACCGCCCCCACCGCCCCCACCGCCGCCCCGACCGACTGCCCCTGCGGCCTGCCCGCCCGGTACGCCGACTGCTGCGGCCGGCTGCACCGCGGCGAGGCCGCCGCGGCCGGCGCCGAGCAGTTGATGCGCTCCCGGTTCAGCGCCTTCGCGGTCCGCGACGAGCCGTACCTGCTGCGCTCCTGGCACCCGGACACCCGGCCCGCGTCGATCGACTTCGACCCGGCGCTGCGCTGGGAGCGGCTGGAGGTCCTGGGCACCGGCGAGGGCGGCCCGTTCCACACCGAGGGCACCGTCGAGTTCCGCGCCCACTACCGGGCGGGCGGCCGGGCCGAGTCGCTGCACGAGCACAGCCGCTTCGTCCGCCACCAGGGCGAGTGGGTCTACCTGGACGGCGACGTCAGGGGCTGA